Genomic window (Spirosoma sp. KCTC 42546):
TCGGCTGGTATTGAAAACGGATCGGGTAATGGAGTATGTCCACGTAAAAGACAGTCGGGCGTCGGGTTTTGAGCCAATAGCGGCTTTATCAGGCTATAAATACCAGAATGGACTGGGCTACTACGAATCGCCCCGTGACGCCAGTACCGATTTTTTTATGAGTTACCTGCCGGTTGGTACGCATGTATTTGAGTATGACCTGCGCGTTACCCAAACCGGCGATTTCTCGGCGGGCGTGGCTACGGTGCAGTGCTTTTATTCGCCTGAGTTTTCGGCCCACTCCGCTGGCGAGCGCGTGAAGGTGAAATAGTACGGTCGGTCTGGTGTAACGCGGGTGGAAACCCGCGATTGGTAGAAATTTATAGCTATCAATCGCGGGTTTTCTAATCCTTATTGCTACTTACAGTTTTACAAACTCAACCCGCCGATTTTGGGCTTTGCCTTCAAACGTAGTATTGTCGGCAATGGGTTTGGTTTCGCCATAGCCTTTTGCGGTCAGTCGGCCTGAATCAACACCCATACTGACAAGTTGAGCTTTGACCGCTCCGGCTCGTTTCTGGGAGAGAGTAACATTGCTGGCATCCGAGCCATCAGCATCAGTATAACCACCCACTTCGAACTTAGAGCTGCTGTTCTCGCTCAGAAACTTGTAGATGGCATTGATTTCGCCCATACTTTCAGGCTTGATACTGGCTTTGCCGTAATCGAAGTTGATGCCGTGTGAGATGTACTTCCCTTCCCCGAATTTTTGGCCAATCAGGTTCGCACCACCGCCTTCGGCAAGCCGGACGTTCTTGAAAATAAGTGGTTCTTCCTGCGTAGCAATACCACCAAACATGACTCGGGTAGGTACCGCTGTATTTTGTGGTACGGTTAATACCCGGAACTGGTCGATATAGAGTTTTATGCTACGGCCTTTCAGGATAAAAGCAACATGGTGCCAGCGGTTATTAAAGTTTTCGAACTTTAGCTCCTCGGGCATAGTACCAGCCAATGTTCTGGACTCGTCATTAACCATATACGTGGCCGATGCGCCATCGCGGTCAGCCTGGCACTTTATTACTTCACTGCCTTCTGCGTTTTCAAACCAAAAAAGTAAGCCGTAAGCGCCGGGTGTTTGATAATAGTCGTACTCCAGGGTGAATTCTTTGGGTAGGTAGTTTTTATCTTTCATCAAGGGCGCAACCTTGCCGTAGTTACCGTCGGTAATTTTCATCGCTAAACCATCGCCCAATTTATTAAGAACCGCCTGCCCGCCTAATAAATCCCAGTGTTCGGCAAACTCCCCATCCTGGTCGGTGTGAAAATCGTCTTCAAAAATGATTTTGTTACCGGGTACAAAGTCGTAGTTAGCGTACGACCGCATACTCGCAGGTTTGGCTGGGTCTGGAACACTGCCCTTCTGACTGCCAGAAGCATTAGTTGTCTGGTCGTCTGGATTGGTGGTTGGAGCCTGAGTGCTTCCGCTTGTTTTTTTACCTCCATTCTTTACGCCCTCTTCAACTTTGTCCAGACCTTTATTTATTCCCTGATCAATTTTTTGGTTAGCCCGATTGGTTGCGGCATTGGCGGCCCGGTCAATAATATTGCCAAATTGAGCGAAAGCCGGACTGATGGCTAAGGTGGCGATTAGTAGCGTTACTAA
Coding sequences:
- a CDS encoding OmpA family protein; this encodes MKTLVTLLIATLAISPAFAQFGNIIDRAANAATNRANQKIDQGINKGLDKVEEGVKNGGKKTSGSTQAPTTNPDDQTTNASGSQKGSVPDPAKPASMRSYANYDFVPGNKIIFEDDFHTDQDGEFAEHWDLLGGQAVLNKLGDGLAMKITDGNYGKVAPLMKDKNYLPKEFTLEYDYYQTPGAYGLLFWFENAEGSEVIKCQADRDGASATYMVNDESRTLAGTMPEELKFENFNNRWHHVAFILKGRSIKLYIDQFRVLTVPQNTAVPTRVMFGGIATQEEPLIFKNVRLAEGGGANLIGQKFGEGKYISHGINFDYGKASIKPESMGEINAIYKFLSENSSSKFEVGGYTDADGSDASNVTLSQKRAGAVKAQLVSMGVDSGRLTAKGYGETKPIADNTTFEGKAQNRRVEFVKL